A portion of the Pseudomonas koreensis genome contains these proteins:
- a CDS encoding serine hydrolase domain-containing protein, with protein MQIQGHYELQFEAVREAFAALFDDPQERGAALCIKVGGETVLDLWSGTADKDGTEAWHSDTIANLFSCTKTFTAVTALQLVAEGKLQLDAPVARYWPEFADAGKESVTLRQLLCHQAGLPALRELLAPEALYDWQTMVDALAAEAPWWTPGTGHGYAAITYGWLVGELLRRADGRGPGESIVARVAKPLGLDFHVGLADEEFHRVAHIARGKGNAGDAAAQRLLQVTMREPTAMTTRAFTNPPSVLTSTNKPEWRRMQQPAANGHGNARSLAGFYAGLLDGSLLESEMLEELTREHSLGDDKTLLTRTRFGLGCMLDQPDVANATYGLGPRAFGHPGAGGSIGFADPERDVAFGFVTNTLGPYVLMDPRAQKLARVLATCL; from the coding sequence GTGCAGATTCAGGGACATTACGAGCTTCAATTCGAAGCGGTGCGCGAGGCTTTCGCCGCACTGTTCGACGATCCCCAGGAACGCGGCGCAGCCCTGTGCATCAAGGTCGGTGGAGAAACCGTCCTCGACCTCTGGTCTGGTACGGCCGACAAGGATGGCACCGAAGCCTGGCACAGCGACACCATCGCCAATCTGTTCTCCTGCACCAAGACCTTCACCGCCGTCACCGCGCTGCAACTGGTCGCCGAAGGCAAGTTGCAACTCGATGCCCCGGTTGCCCGCTACTGGCCGGAATTCGCCGACGCCGGCAAAGAATCAGTAACTCTGCGCCAATTGCTCTGCCATCAGGCCGGCCTGCCGGCGCTGCGTGAACTGCTCGCCCCTGAAGCCCTTTACGACTGGCAAACCATGGTCGACGCCCTTGCGGCCGAAGCACCGTGGTGGACGCCGGGCACCGGTCACGGTTATGCCGCGATCACCTACGGTTGGCTGGTCGGCGAATTGCTGCGCCGCGCCGACGGGCGTGGGCCGGGCGAGTCGATCGTCGCTCGGGTTGCCAAGCCGTTGGGGCTGGACTTCCATGTGGGCCTGGCCGACGAAGAGTTTCACCGCGTGGCGCACATCGCCCGTGGCAAGGGCAATGCCGGCGACGCCGCGGCTCAGCGCCTGCTGCAAGTGACCATGCGCGAACCGACTGCCATGACTACCCGCGCCTTCACCAATCCGCCGTCGGTGCTGACCAGCACCAACAAGCCGGAATGGCGCCGCATGCAGCAGCCTGCGGCCAATGGCCACGGCAATGCGCGCAGCCTCGCCGGGTTTTACGCCGGCCTGCTCGACGGCAGTCTGCTCGAAAGCGAGATGCTTGAAGAGCTGACCCGCGAGCACAGCCTCGGCGACGACAAGACCTTGCTCACCCGCACCCGTTTCGGCCTCGGCTGCATGCTCGATCAGCCGGACGTGGCCAACGCCACCTACGGCCTCGGCCCGCGCGCCTTCGGCCATCCGGGGGCGGGCGGCTCGATCGGTTTTGCTGATCCCGAGCGCGATGTCGCCTTCGGTTTCGTGACCAATACTTTGGGGCCTTACGTTTTGATGGATCCGCGTGCGCAAAAGCTGGCGCGGGTGCTTGCCACTTGTCTGTAA
- a CDS encoding OmpA family protein has protein sequence MSSKKTLALALCVAITGCAQNPKNDADGGSWWPFGSSDKVAAKDPAPAPAPLKPAATAPVAKAESSNPWYWPFGSSDEAVKADLKAEVKPEAKPVEVAKAEAESNGKWWWPFGGKDQPTAKAVPMPDPKVTQAWLDDYEPRLREAVKDSNLQLERRDNVLVVTAPVEGSFNPDRPAMLLPVTLGPFTRVAKILEADPKTAVLVLGHSDTSGAAPANIKLSQERAQSVAAIFRLSGLQRDRLMLRGMGSEAPRAANDSVEGRALNRRVELLVTPQNTMVALLSKYNMPAPKPVTMVAAQDVKPVAKPATPAPAAKKATAPAAKKAPAKKAAAKAPAKKAPAKAAAKKTAPAKAAATDKKVAAADAAKK, from the coding sequence ATGTCATCTAAAAAGACCCTCGCCCTGGCCCTGTGTGTAGCGATCACCGGTTGCGCACAGAACCCGAAAAACGACGCGGACGGCGGCAGCTGGTGGCCGTTCGGTTCTTCCGACAAAGTCGCGGCCAAAGACCCGGCTCCGGCCCCAGCTCCGTTGAAACCGGCGGCGACCGCGCCAGTGGCCAAAGCCGAGAGCAGCAACCCGTGGTACTGGCCGTTCGGTTCCAGCGATGAAGCGGTAAAAGCTGATCTGAAAGCCGAGGTCAAACCTGAAGCCAAACCGGTCGAGGTGGCCAAGGCCGAGGCCGAGTCCAATGGCAAATGGTGGTGGCCGTTCGGCGGTAAGGATCAGCCAACCGCCAAAGCCGTGCCGATGCCGGATCCGAAGGTGACTCAAGCCTGGCTCGACGACTACGAACCGCGTCTGCGTGAAGCGGTGAAGGACAGCAACCTGCAACTCGAACGTCGCGACAACGTGCTGGTGGTGACGGCGCCGGTTGAAGGCTCGTTCAACCCGGACCGCCCGGCGATGCTGCTGCCGGTCACCCTCGGCCCGTTCACTCGCGTGGCGAAAATCCTTGAAGCCGACCCGAAGACTGCAGTGCTGGTGCTCGGTCACAGCGACACCAGCGGTGCCGCGCCGGCCAACATCAAGCTGAGCCAGGAACGTGCGCAATCGGTGGCAGCGATCTTCCGCCTCAGCGGCTTGCAGCGCGATCGCCTGATGTTGCGTGGCATGGGTTCGGAAGCGCCGCGTGCGGCCAACGACAGCGTTGAAGGCCGCGCCTTGAACCGCCGTGTCGAACTGTTGGTGACTCCGCAAAACACCATGGTGGCACTGCTGAGCAAATACAACATGCCAGCGCCGAAGCCGGTAACGATGGTCGCCGCGCAAGACGTCAAGCCAGTGGCCAAACCAGCCACCCCAGCGCCTGCGGCGAAGAAAGCTACTGCCCCGGCGGCGAAAAAGGCGCCAGCCAAGAAAGCTGCCGCCAAGGCTCCAGCCAAAAAGGCTCCGGCCAAAGCTGCGGCGAAAAAGACTGCGCCAGCCAAAGCCGCCGCGACCGACAAGAAAGTCGCCGCAGCCGACGCCGCGAAGAAGTGA
- the pdxH gene encoding pyridoxamine 5'-phosphate oxidase, which translates to MTQALADMRRDYTRDGLTEAQAPAEPFALFHQWFADAVKTEQAPVEANAMTLATVDADGRPHCRILLLKGLDEQGFTFFTNYDSAKGQHLAANPFAAMTFFWPTLERQVRIEGRVVKVTPQESDAYYQVRPLGSRLGAWASPQSRVINGRGELEDLLKATEQRFSDSQPHCPEHWGGYRLLPERIEFWQGRSSRLHDRLNYRLQGAEWILERLAP; encoded by the coding sequence ATGACCCAGGCTCTGGCCGATATGCGTCGCGATTACACCCGTGACGGTTTGACCGAGGCGCAAGCTCCGGCCGAGCCGTTTGCGTTGTTTCATCAGTGGTTCGCCGATGCGGTGAAAACCGAGCAGGCGCCGGTGGAAGCCAATGCCATGACCCTGGCTACGGTCGATGCCGACGGTCGTCCGCATTGCCGCATTCTGTTGCTCAAGGGCCTGGACGAGCAGGGCTTCACCTTCTTCACCAACTACGACAGCGCCAAGGGCCAGCATCTGGCAGCCAACCCGTTTGCCGCCATGACGTTCTTCTGGCCAACCCTGGAGCGCCAGGTGCGCATCGAAGGGCGGGTGGTGAAGGTCACGCCGCAAGAGTCCGATGCCTATTATCAGGTGCGTCCATTGGGCAGCCGCTTGGGCGCCTGGGCATCACCGCAGAGCCGCGTCATCAACGGTCGTGGCGAGCTGGAAGATTTGCTCAAGGCCACCGAGCAACGCTTCAGCGACAGCCAGCCGCACTGCCCGGAACACTGGGGCGGTTACCGTTTGCTGCCCGAGCGCATCGAGTTCTGGCAGGGCCGTTCGAGCCGCCTGCATGATCGCCTCAACTACCGGCTGCAGGGCGCCGAGTGGATTCTTGAACGTCTGGCACCCTGA